From the genome of Hymenobacter gelipurpurascens:
TAGGAATCTGGCTGGGCAGCGCGGGCCAGGTGTAGGCCAGGTACAGCGCCGGAAGCACGATGGCGGCCAGGGTCAGGAGGGGCCACAGGGAGAACTTGGATTTCATACGATAGAATCTGACGACGGCTTGAACTGCAGCAGCCACCCGAGCAGCTCGTCCATCACCGTCATGTTAAGAGTATAAGTCACGAATTGCCCCTGCTTGTCGCTGCTCACTAGGTCGGCCTGCCGCAGCAGATCGAGGTGGTGGCTGATGGTGGGCTTGGAGAAGGAAAACTGGTCCGCAATTTCCCCCGCCGTGAGCGGCCGCTCGCGCAGCAGCTCCAGTATGGCCCGCCGGGTGGGGTCGTTGAGGGCTTTGAAGAGGGTATTCAATGTGCTTAGGTGTTTAGATAAATGTCTAATTACTTTTTCAAATAAGCAATAGGCCTCCAGGATTTTGCTTGGGCTTATTTATTTTTTCTATAACCCGAATAATCCGACGTTGCCTTCAAGTATCGAATGAAGTCGGCTTCTTTCGTGACAGGATACACCTTCAAGGGCTCTGGTGCTGTAGCATTGACGATTGATAGCAGCGCTACTAACTCTGGCACATAGTTATTATTCCAGAATAGCTCAGTCGTTTTTCTGTCTTTGGTGAGGACTACCTCAGCCTGAAA
Proteins encoded in this window:
- a CDS encoding autorepressor SdpR family transcription factor; its protein translation is MNTLFKALNDPTRRAILELLRERPLTAGEIADQFSFSKPTISHHLDLLRQADLVSSDKQGQFVTYTLNMTVMDELLGWLLQFKPSSDSIV